In Leptospira brenneri, a single genomic region encodes these proteins:
- a CDS encoding PP2C family protein-serine/threonine phosphatase, which produces MGTEEKPTADLSFLKKEMKRVLFSKGSLIIQQYSLGDSFYFIESGVVEVWKYLDESKQEILVIGDLVSGDYFGEIALIDSAPRTVNISAKEDSVLYELTREDFHRLIQTNPDMTLTLLKLLTARIRNAEQRENQVLIQKNRELRLQNENLEEIVKERTAKLTQSLKIIQEDLETAKTIQQNILPLGLRYVAHLDFGSAFEPMAEVGGDIFDVIRLEKSKIRLFLADAIGHGVQAALITMAIKAEYDHIKHNRNYPADVLYELNRIFIDRYGKKSNQFTAVIVDLNLEENQLTYSSAGHNEPYVVKKDEIIALTESGVMLGLEKDVEYSNHSLAFGLGDRLFMISDGYLEQENEEGNLLGETKLLSSFASARSLDLNLVDTISSLMNDFHSFRGSSSMMDDVTILGIGTSY; this is translated from the coding sequence ATGGGAACTGAGGAGAAACCAACAGCAGATTTAAGTTTCTTAAAAAAAGAAATGAAACGTGTGCTTTTTTCTAAAGGTTCTCTTATTATCCAGCAATACTCGTTAGGTGATTCTTTTTATTTTATAGAATCTGGGGTTGTCGAAGTTTGGAAATATTTGGATGAGAGTAAACAAGAAATTCTTGTGATCGGTGATTTAGTTTCCGGTGATTATTTTGGAGAAATTGCTCTAATTGATTCAGCACCTCGTACTGTTAATATTTCTGCAAAGGAAGATTCCGTTCTTTATGAACTTACGCGAGAAGATTTTCATCGTTTGATTCAGACTAATCCCGATATGACATTAACTCTTTTAAAGTTGTTAACTGCCAGGATTCGCAACGCAGAACAAAGAGAAAATCAGGTTCTCATTCAGAAAAATAGGGAACTTCGTTTGCAGAATGAAAACTTGGAAGAAATTGTTAAAGAAAGAACGGCCAAGTTGACCCAATCCTTAAAAATCATCCAAGAGGATTTAGAAACGGCAAAAACAATCCAACAGAACATTTTACCATTGGGTTTAAGATATGTTGCACACTTGGATTTTGGTTCGGCATTTGAGCCTATGGCGGAAGTTGGTGGAGATATATTTGATGTGATTCGTTTAGAAAAATCTAAGATCAGATTATTTTTAGCAGATGCTATCGGTCATGGTGTACAGGCGGCACTCATTACGATGGCGATCAAGGCTGAATACGATCATATTAAACACAATCGTAATTATCCTGCAGATGTTCTTTATGAATTAAATCGAATTTTTATAGACCGGTATGGAAAAAAGTCCAACCAGTTCACTGCAGTTATTGTTGATTTAAATTTAGAAGAAAACCAATTGACCTATTCTTCCGCAGGTCATAATGAACCTTATGTAGTGAAAAAAGATGAAATCATCGCTCTCACAGAGTCTGGAGTTATGTTGGGTTTAGAGAAAGATGTCGAATACTCAAATCATTCTTTGGCTTTTGGTTTGGGGGATCGATTGTTTATGATTTCTGATGGATATTTGGAACAAGAAAATGAAGAAGGAAATCTTTTGGGAGAGACCAAATTGCTTTCCAGTTTTGCATCTGCTAGAAGTCTGGATCTAAATTTGGTCGATACAATTAGTTCGCTCATGAATGATTTTCATTCATTTAGAGGAAGTTCCTCTATGATGGATGATGTTACGATTCTTGGAATCGGTACTTCGTATTAA
- a CDS encoding cupin domain-containing protein, translating into MGFKHQREPIQIPVPGGKTISEHFGIPSTGNSDVSIAHMIAPSGWGEPSQTPNFDEFTLMVRGKKQIEVAGKVVILSAGESIFIEKGTKVRYSNPFPEEAEYWSVCKPAFSIDLVNREEEI; encoded by the coding sequence ATGGGATTCAAACACCAAAGAGAACCAATCCAAATTCCAGTTCCCGGAGGGAAAACCATCTCGGAACATTTTGGTATTCCGTCTACGGGAAATTCGGATGTCTCCATTGCCCATATGATCGCTCCCAGTGGATGGGGTGAACCTTCACAAACACCTAACTTCGATGAGTTTACTCTGATGGTTCGTGGTAAAAAACAAATCGAAGTCGCTGGGAAAGTCGTAATTTTATCTGCAGGTGAATCCATTTTTATAGAAAAGGGAACCAAGGTAAGATATTCAAATCCATTTCCAGAGGAAGCAGAATACTGGTCAGTTTGTAAGCCAGCTTTTTCGATAGATTTAGTGAATCGGGAAGAAGAGATATAA
- a CDS encoding SDR family oxidoreductase, with the protein MNKVIVVTGATDGIGRVCAHSFAKNQDELILVGRNADKLAALVYSLQTTGAVVHSYIADLSSAKETFLLSETIRKNHPKIDVLLNNAGAYFDQHTLTKEGLESTFALNHLNYFVLTLGLLPSLKKAGEARIVNVASRAHMGVSLDFNDLLGAKDYSGWKQYQRSKLMNIYFSYELAERLNQTKITVNCLHPGFVKTKFGQNNEGLAKILLTFAQNVFAISEDKGAETSIFLATDPSLTSVSGKYFVKKKITKSSDESYEISARRNLWAYTEDLLKHKFSFKFPGF; encoded by the coding sequence ATGAACAAGGTAATTGTAGTTACTGGTGCCACTGATGGTATCGGGCGGGTATGCGCTCATTCCTTTGCCAAAAACCAAGATGAATTAATTTTAGTTGGTCGTAATGCTGATAAATTAGCTGCACTTGTGTATTCCTTACAAACCACTGGTGCCGTAGTCCATTCCTATATAGCGGACCTATCGTCGGCAAAAGAAACTTTTTTATTATCAGAAACGATTCGAAAAAATCATCCAAAGATTGATGTTTTATTGAATAATGCAGGTGCATATTTTGATCAACATACGCTTACCAAAGAAGGGCTTGAATCTACATTTGCATTGAACCATTTAAATTACTTTGTTTTGACGCTTGGTTTACTACCTAGTTTAAAAAAAGCGGGAGAGGCAAGAATAGTGAATGTGGCATCACGTGCACATATGGGTGTATCTTTAGATTTTAACGATCTATTAGGTGCTAAGGATTATTCAGGTTGGAAACAATACCAAAGATCCAAACTTATGAATATTTACTTTAGTTATGAACTCGCCGAACGTTTGAACCAAACAAAAATTACAGTTAATTGTTTACATCCAGGATTTGTGAAAACTAAATTTGGGCAAAATAACGAAGGTTTAGCGAAGATACTGTTGACGTTTGCTCAAAACGTTTTTGCAATTTCGGAAGATAAGGGTGCGGAAACATCAATTTTTTTGGCCACAGATCCATCATTAACATCTGTGTCCGGTAAATACTTTGTTAAAAAGAAGATAACAAAAAGTTCTGACGAGTCTTATGAAATTTCTGCACGAAGAAATTTATGGGCTTACACAGAAGATCTTTTGAAACATAAATTTAGTTTTAAATTTCCTGGTTTTTGA
- a CDS encoding histidine kinase N-terminal 7TM domain-containing protein produces MWQFHPYSLLLFLAFGFNLVLGLFVLKSFRLDLVKYLLILVFGSMMWTGFYGIDFVFISPDFHRSFIALLYIGVAIANLGMVLVSLEFTQNKHLLTKKFWVLLTIQPLLTLAICVLDPIFKTLTLDTYLVNVNGRIQWVQETNIGGFIVSYFFSFCWSSFVAYLLIKGIFISKSTERRRYLLILFSYLFIWVTAILHKSGFRPLPGLNITAVMSTMQVILIFFAIGYYRMFDLVPLVRGEIVDELDEAVVILDFNHRIVDWNMAAEHLFQIASKNSTLLSHKYFFSSAPGIISKLDHLSEKRTLTKWIWEKDEKYWEVTAKQIRDANRKKIGMVLVFRDNTEQRNLEKQMSNVNRELMVANGTKDRFLSIISHDLRGPLAGIKMLLKVLNEDMKKKEDALAGMTQSLVDATESVFSLLENLLEWSKLQRGEEQFRPHYYRLDNIVRECLELFTLSASSKGISLEVEIPSHAMVFCDDRMIVTVVRNLVSNALKFSHNNGKVLIQAKDQGDDWKVSVLDSGVGMSKVILDKLFKVGEVIKSTGTQGETGNGIGLLLCNEFVTVNGGTLFAESDGVSGSKFVFTIPKKIKEEIIS; encoded by the coding sequence TTGTGGCAATTTCATCCTTATAGCCTACTTTTATTTTTAGCATTCGGCTTCAATCTTGTATTGGGGCTTTTCGTTTTAAAATCCTTCCGCCTAGACCTTGTTAAATACCTTTTAATTTTAGTTTTCGGTTCCATGATGTGGACCGGATTCTATGGAATTGATTTTGTATTTATCAGTCCTGATTTTCACAGATCCTTTATTGCACTTTTATACATTGGTGTTGCCATTGCAAACTTAGGAATGGTTCTTGTTTCATTAGAATTTACACAAAACAAACATTTGTTGACAAAGAAGTTTTGGGTTCTTTTAACGATTCAACCACTTTTAACATTAGCTATTTGTGTTTTGGATCCAATCTTTAAAACTTTAACACTTGATACTTATTTAGTGAATGTCAATGGAAGGATTCAGTGGGTTCAGGAAACTAATATAGGTGGATTTATTGTTTCTTATTTTTTTTCTTTTTGTTGGTCTTCATTTGTTGCGTATTTATTAATCAAAGGTATTTTTATATCAAAATCAACAGAAAGGCGACGTTACCTGTTGATTTTGTTTTCTTATTTATTCATTTGGGTCACTGCGATTTTACATAAATCAGGTTTTCGACCTCTGCCAGGACTTAATATCACCGCTGTCATGAGTACAATGCAGGTGATTCTAATTTTCTTTGCCATTGGATACTATCGAATGTTTGATCTTGTTCCTTTGGTCCGGGGAGAAATTGTAGATGAGTTAGATGAAGCAGTTGTGATTCTTGATTTTAACCATAGAATTGTGGATTGGAATATGGCCGCCGAACATTTGTTCCAGATTGCCTCAAAAAATTCCACTTTACTTTCGCATAAATATTTTTTTTCTTCTGCACCCGGCATCATTTCTAAGTTAGATCATCTTTCTGAAAAACGTACTCTCACAAAATGGATTTGGGAAAAAGACGAGAAATATTGGGAAGTTACCGCCAAACAGATTCGTGATGCAAATCGCAAAAAAATTGGAATGGTTCTTGTTTTTCGAGACAATACTGAACAAAGAAATTTAGAAAAACAAATGTCTAACGTGAACCGTGAACTCATGGTAGCTAACGGTACTAAGGATCGGTTTTTATCAATCATATCTCATGATTTACGTGGCCCCCTTGCTGGAATTAAGATGTTACTTAAAGTTTTAAATGAGGATATGAAAAAAAAGGAAGATGCTCTTGCGGGGATGACACAATCTCTTGTTGATGCAACGGAGTCTGTTTTTTCCTTATTAGAAAACCTTTTAGAATGGTCTAAGTTACAAAGAGGTGAAGAACAGTTTCGTCCACATTATTACCGGCTAGATAATATCGTCAGAGAATGTTTGGAATTGTTTACTTTGAGTGCTTCCAGTAAAGGTATTAGTTTAGAAGTAGAGATTCCTTCTCATGCGATGGTTTTCTGTGACGATCGTATGATTGTTACAGTGGTGCGAAATTTAGTTTCGAATGCACTAAAGTTCAGTCATAATAACGGAAAAGTTTTAATTCAAGCGAAAGATCAAGGTGATGATTGGAAAGTCTCCGTTTTAGATTCTGGAGTAGGTATGTCAAAGGTTATCCTTGATAAACTTTTTAAGGTCGGAGAAGTCATTAAATCTACCGGTACCCAAGGCGAAACGGGAAATGGAATTGGTCTTTTGCTTTGTAACGAATTTGTTACTGTCAACGGAGGGACTTTGTTTGCTGAGAGTGATGGAGTTTCTGGTTCTAAGTTTGTTTTCACCATTCCTAAAAAAATCAAAGAGGAGATCATTTCATGA
- a CDS encoding bactofilin family protein: MSKKEMQTTITEHGVIATILGKETAFSGTLAFKKPLQISGDFTGEIISDGYLVISEGARVKANIKAGTVVVGGTIIGNVTATQRLEMLSTGKVQGNIRTAKLQIADGVVFDGNCEMLSSEES, from the coding sequence ATGTCAAAAAAAGAAATGCAAACAACCATCACCGAACACGGAGTCATTGCCACCATTCTCGGAAAAGAAACAGCATTCAGTGGAACTTTAGCCTTTAAAAAACCGTTACAAATCTCTGGCGACTTCACCGGTGAAATCATCTCTGATGGTTATCTAGTCATCAGTGAAGGAGCACGAGTTAAGGCGAACATCAAAGCCGGAACCGTTGTTGTTGGTGGTACCATCATTGGAAACGTAACTGCTACACAAAGATTGGAGATGTTATCCACTGGGAAAGTGCAAGGTAACATTCGAACCGCTAAACTACAAATTGCCGATGGTGTTGTATTTGACGGAAATTGTGAAATGCTAAGTAGCGAAGAATCTTAG
- a CDS encoding tetratricopeptide repeat protein — translation MVSDKMKAVLVHYNQALSLYKSRKFAEAKEEFKKGLAIHPEDGPSKLYIERCDDYIADPPPEDWDGVYNMKTK, via the coding sequence ATCGTTAGTGATAAAATGAAGGCAGTTCTGGTTCATTATAACCAAGCTCTTTCTTTGTATAAGTCGCGAAAGTTCGCAGAAGCAAAAGAAGAGTTCAAAAAAGGACTAGCGATTCATCCCGAAGATGGCCCTTCCAAATTATACATCGAACGTTGTGATGATTATATCGCAGACCCCCCACCAGAAGATTGGGATGGGGTGTACAATATGAAAACTAAATAG